One window from the genome of Methanoculleus sp. 7T encodes:
- the guaB gene encoding IMP dehydrogenase encodes MYIEKMNLETTFTFDDVLLEPAESWVEPDEADVRSRFSRNIPLNIPLVSAAMDTVTESVMAITMAREGGIGVIHRNMPKDREVAEVRVVKQAEDLIEREVVAVGPEATVTEVERVMKQYGIGGVPVLEDGRVIGIVSRRDIRAILPKQGDAKITGYMTKKLITASEDITAESALETMYANKVERLPVVDAQRRLVGIITMRDILEKRQYPRANRDASGKLRVAAAVGPFDFERAMMLVEAGADALVVDCAHGHNMNVVKAVKNIKASVAVDVVAGNIATKQAASVLVDSVDGLKVGIGPGSICTTRIVAGVGVPQVSAIANVAEVTKDADVPVIADGGIRYSGDIAKAIAAGADCIMAGSLFAGTDEAPGRVTTIKGRRYKQYRGMGSLGVMSGGESSDRYFQKKEIGRTKFVPEGVEGVTPYVGHVSDVIYQLVGGLKSAMGYTGSKTVADLKKNGRFLRITAAGYGESHPHNIMITDEAPNYRLFE; translated from the coding sequence ATGTATATCGAGAAGATGAATCTGGAAACAACGTTCACGTTTGACGATGTGCTGCTTGAGCCCGCGGAATCATGGGTCGAGCCCGATGAGGCCGACGTCAGGTCGCGGTTCTCACGGAATATCCCCCTGAATATACCCTTGGTGAGCGCCGCCATGGATACGGTGACCGAGTCGGTGATGGCGATAACGATGGCGCGTGAAGGCGGCATCGGCGTCATTCACCGGAACATGCCTAAAGACCGTGAGGTCGCCGAGGTCAGGGTCGTCAAACAGGCCGAGGACCTGATCGAGCGCGAGGTTGTGGCCGTCGGCCCCGAGGCCACGGTCACCGAAGTGGAACGGGTCATGAAGCAGTACGGTATCGGCGGCGTGCCTGTCCTCGAGGACGGCCGGGTGATCGGTATCGTCAGCCGCAGGGATATCAGGGCGATCCTGCCCAAACAGGGCGACGCGAAGATCACGGGCTACATGACGAAGAAGCTGATCACGGCGTCCGAAGACATCACGGCGGAGAGTGCGCTTGAGACGATGTATGCGAACAAGGTCGAGCGCCTTCCCGTCGTGGACGCACAGAGGCGGCTCGTCGGCATCATCACGATGCGGGATATCCTCGAGAAACGGCAATATCCCCGCGCGAACCGCGATGCAAGCGGGAAACTCCGGGTCGCCGCAGCGGTCGGCCCCTTCGACTTCGAGCGGGCCATGATGCTCGTCGAAGCAGGCGCCGACGCCCTGGTAGTGGACTGCGCTCACGGCCATAACATGAATGTCGTAAAGGCGGTCAAGAACATCAAGGCGAGCGTCGCCGTGGATGTGGTGGCCGGGAACATCGCCACGAAGCAGGCGGCTTCCGTTCTGGTCGATTCCGTCGACGGGCTGAAGGTGGGCATCGGACCGGGCTCCATCTGCACTACAAGGATCGTCGCGGGCGTGGGCGTTCCGCAGGTCTCCGCGATAGCAAACGTCGCCGAGGTGACGAAAGATGCCGACGTGCCGGTGATTGCCGACGGCGGTATCCGCTACTCAGGGGATATCGCAAAGGCAATCGCCGCCGGCGCCGACTGCATCATGGCCGGCAGCCTCTTTGCCGGCACCGATGAAGCACCCGGGAGGGTTACGACGATCAAGGGCCGGCGCTACAAGCAGTACCGGGGTATGGGTTCACTCGGCGTCATGAGCGGCGGCGAGTCGAGCGACCGGTACTTCCAGAAGAAGGAGATCGGGAGGACCAAGTTCGTCCCCGAGGGCGTCGAGGGCGTCACCCCCTACGTCGGCCATGTCTCGGACGTCATCTACCAGCTCGTCGGCGGCCTGAAGTCTGCGATGGGCTACACAGGGTCGAAGACGGTGGCTGACCTGAAGAAGAATGGCAGGTTCCTCAGGATCACAGCCGCAGGCTATGGCGAGAGCCACCCGCACAATATCATGATCACCGATGAGGCGCCGAACTACCGCCTCTTCGAATGA
- a CDS encoding DUF7847 domain-containing protein, producing the protein MTLESLTNAAALLRRHPILWSIGIVMGALAVLDLVVPVYGGTFYTEPLALLQFLVVPFLAGGIYGTVKGETFSAGEFVRSGKTYYFRILLPGLIIFFAAVLTVFLLVIPLILLGAGAAVGMAPLLLGVLISIAFFTFFYDTVAVFEETNVFESIRRSIEFVMNNLGRVVVFYLVNIAVLAGLGFAALFAWSALLLDKLEPLTRMDPAELQTMMPQDILGLIGTEGMWITAAVYAVVIVLFSAFLYAYKVSFFRNHTEGARMQQGEYDEKGRWYKY; encoded by the coding sequence ATGACGCTTGAATCGCTCACCAATGCCGCCGCACTCCTCCGGCGGCACCCGATCCTCTGGTCCATCGGCATCGTCATGGGCGCCCTCGCAGTCCTCGACCTGGTCGTCCCCGTATACGGCGGGACTTTCTACACAGAGCCCTTGGCACTCCTCCAATTCCTCGTGGTGCCGTTCCTGGCCGGCGGGATCTACGGCACGGTCAAGGGAGAAACGTTCTCCGCCGGGGAGTTCGTGCGGTCCGGCAAGACCTACTACTTCCGGATACTCCTGCCCGGGCTCATCATCTTCTTTGCGGCCGTCCTGACGGTCTTTCTCCTCGTGATCCCGCTCATACTCCTAGGTGCGGGTGCCGCCGTAGGTATGGCGCCGCTCCTCCTCGGGGTGCTCATATCGATCGCCTTCTTCACGTTCTTCTACGATACCGTGGCGGTCTTTGAAGAGACGAACGTCTTTGAGTCGATCCGGCGGAGCATCGAGTTCGTCATGAACAACCTCGGCCGCGTCGTCGTATTCTACCTCGTGAACATCGCCGTCCTCGCAGGCCTCGGGTTTGCGGCCCTCTTCGCCTGGTCCGCTCTTCTCCTGGACAAACTCGAACCGCTCACCCGCATGGACCCCGCCGAACTCCAGACCATGATGCCGCAGGATATCCTCGGGCTCATCGGAACGGAGGGGATGTGGATCACCGCGGCCGTCTATGCGGTGGTGATCGTGCTCTTCTCGGCGTTCCTGTATGCATATAAGGTGAGTTTCTTCCGGAACCACACCGAGGGCGCACGCATGCAGCAGGGAGAGTACGACGAGAAAGGCCGGTGGTATAAGTACTGA
- a CDS encoding HisA/HisF-related TIM barrel protein — MELILAVDLAGGLVVHGKSGNRAGYRPLTWGLAPSAEPETYLSALQPRYLYIADLESIQGRTPQDNLVRRCAAMVERCYLDRGFRSPAECTAVAGVTPVVGTETAAATIEDLREYRGGYLSIDIKGGRVLPWGIRPAEMLRRAATMSFEGCIILNIAAVGTEQGLVREDLEEMRACYPGRLLYGGGVAGVDDIRLLSDVGFDGAIIATAVHRGTVPLEWVRRGHPC; from the coding sequence ATGGAACTGATTCTTGCAGTCGATCTTGCAGGCGGCCTGGTCGTCCATGGAAAATCCGGCAACCGTGCCGGCTACCGGCCGCTGACTTGGGGGCTTGCCCCTTCAGCAGAACCTGAGACCTACCTATCCGCCCTGCAGCCACGGTATCTCTACATCGCCGATCTCGAGAGCATTCAGGGCCGAACCCCTCAAGACAACCTGGTGCGGCGCTGTGCCGCCATGGTGGAGCGGTGCTACCTCGACCGGGGCTTCCGGTCGCCTGCCGAGTGCACGGCGGTCGCCGGGGTGACGCCGGTCGTCGGCACCGAGACGGCCGCGGCAACGATCGAAGACCTCCGGGAGTATCGGGGCGGCTACCTCAGCATCGATATCAAAGGAGGCCGGGTGCTTCCTTGGGGCATCCGGCCGGCGGAGATGCTGCGCCGTGCGGCGACGATGTCGTTTGAGGGGTGCATCATCCTCAACATCGCCGCCGTAGGGACGGAGCAGGGTCTCGTCCGGGAGGACCTGGAGGAGATGCGGGCATGCTATCCCGGACGTCTCCTCTACGGGGGCGGCGTTGCCGGAGTCGACGATATCCGTCTCCTCTCGGATGTCGGGTTCGACGGCGCGATCATAGCGACCGCCGTCCACCGGGGGACGGTGCCGCTGGAATGGGTCCGGAGGGGACATCCGTGCTGA
- a CDS encoding ArsR/SmtB family transcription factor produces the protein MLEGSEVSRLLDILGNRNRRRIIELLRQKPCFVTEISERLVLSPKAVIDHLQMMEREHLLISCQDERRRKYYYLSHDINVIVNLQKQDGVTLPSVEEDQRTRFMRNLTVFGRMVRARDELLDSLEELERDIESRFAEVMRTGEDFITGDGDLEIILALSHVDLTLAELEEMSSLSTDELKQRLGNLIYAGVVERINDRYQIRGTHGE, from the coding sequence ATGCTTGAGGGCAGTGAGGTTTCCCGTCTCCTTGATATCTTGGGAAACCGGAATAGGCGGCGAATAATAGAACTGCTGAGGCAGAAGCCGTGTTTTGTGACTGAGATCTCCGAACGCCTGGTGCTCAGTCCGAAAGCGGTGATAGACCACCTGCAGATGATGGAGCGCGAGCACCTCCTCATCTCCTGCCAGGACGAGCGTAGGCGAAAGTATTACTACCTCTCGCATGACATCAATGTCATCGTAAACCTGCAGAAGCAGGATGGGGTTACGCTTCCCTCCGTTGAAGAGGACCAGAGAACAAGATTCATGAGGAATCTTACGGTATTCGGAAGGATGGTCAGGGCTCGCGACGAACTTCTGGATAGCCTCGAAGAACTGGAGCGGGACATCGAATCGAGGTTCGCCGAGGTCATGCGCACGGGAGAAGACTTCATCACCGGCGACGGGGATCTGGAGATCATCCTCGCCCTCTCCCACGTCGACCTGACGCTCGCTGAACTCGAGGAAATGAGCAGCCTGTCCACGGATGAGCTGAAACAGAGACTAGGCAACCTCATATATGCAGGGGTTGTCGAACGAATCAACGACCGATACCAGATACGTGGTACACATGGCGAATAA
- a CDS encoding (5-formylfuran-3-yl)methyl phosphate synthase: MQLLVSPSSIEEARSSLSADIIDVKKPSEGSLGANFPWVIREIKNIAGEKPVSAAIGDNEYKPGTAALSAYGAAHAGADFIKVGLMFDGADRAREVVEAVTKAVKGEFPEKTVVIAAYSDFQRMDTISPFAISRLVADAGADVAMIDTGIKDGKSTFEFMDEETLTRFVEQNREFGLQTALAGSLKFEDLDALKRIDPDIIGVRGMVCGGDRTATIRAELVEKAIKMLR; this comes from the coding sequence ATGCAATTACTCGTCAGTCCAAGCAGCATTGAGGAGGCAAGAAGCTCGCTTTCCGCTGACATCATCGACGTGAAGAAGCCTTCGGAAGGCTCACTTGGTGCGAATTTTCCCTGGGTCATCCGGGAGATCAAGAATATTGCCGGCGAAAAGCCGGTCAGCGCTGCCATTGGGGACAATGAGTATAAGCCAGGAACTGCGGCTCTTTCGGCCTACGGTGCCGCACACGCAGGTGCCGATTTTATCAAGGTCGGCCTGATGTTCGACGGGGCCGACCGTGCCCGCGAGGTCGTCGAGGCGGTGACCAAGGCGGTTAAGGGCGAGTTCCCCGAGAAGACTGTTGTGATTGCTGCCTATTCCGATTTTCAGAGGATGGACACCATCTCGCCGTTTGCCATCAGCCGGCTGGTTGCGGATGCCGGAGCGGATGTCGCCATGATCGACACCGGTATTAAAGATGGGAAGAGCACCTTTGAATTCATGGACGAGGAGACACTGACCCGGTTCGTTGAGCAGAACCGGGAATTCGGACTGCAGACGGCCCTTGCCGGCTCGCTGAAGTTCGAGGACCTCGATGCCTTAAAGCGCATCGACCCGGATATCATCGGTGTCCGGGGGATGGTCTGCGGAGGCGACAGGACCGCCACCATCAGGGCCGAACTTGTGGAAAAAGCGATAAAGATGCTCAGGTGA
- the tmk gene encoding dTMP kinase — protein MLITIEGIDGSGKSTLLARLRELLADLDPLFTREPGATWVGGSVRRAVAERMDPITEALLFCADHAAHIDTVIRPALDAERLVVSDRYSDSRFAYQPVVLDGVLPDPLLWLRRIHDGWSIRPDRTFLLVLPVEDAVARLDPEKKREYFESAGILARVQKNYLDLAASDPERFVIVDALLPKEEVAGFIADEIRTSVRSSQRRPRA, from the coding sequence GTGCTGATCACCATCGAGGGCATCGACGGGAGCGGCAAGAGCACCCTTCTTGCCCGCCTCCGGGAACTGCTCGCCGACCTCGACCCCCTCTTCACCCGCGAGCCCGGCGCCACGTGGGTGGGCGGCTCGGTGCGGCGGGCGGTTGCCGAGCGGATGGACCCGATCACCGAGGCGCTGCTCTTCTGCGCCGATCACGCCGCGCATATCGATACGGTCATCCGGCCGGCGCTCGATGCGGAGAGACTCGTCGTCTCGGACCGCTACTCCGACTCCCGGTTCGCCTACCAGCCGGTCGTCCTCGACGGCGTCCTCCCCGACCCGCTCCTCTGGCTCCGCCGGATTCATGACGGGTGGTCGATCAGGCCGGACCGGACGTTCCTCCTCGTCCTGCCGGTCGAGGATGCCGTTGCCAGGCTTGATCCTGAAAAGAAGAGAGAGTATTTCGAGAGCGCCGGGATTCTTGCACGGGTGCAGAAGAATTACCTGGACCTTGCGGCGTCCGACCCCGAGCGGTTCGTTATCGTCGATGCGCTGCTCCCAAAAGAGGAGGTCGCCGGGTTCATCGCCGACGAGATCAGGACGAGTGTCCGATCGTCACAACGACGTCCCCGAGCGTGA
- a CDS encoding valine--tRNA ligase — translation MSPSHQLPKNYDIEEVETRWQNTWRDEDNYFVPGSTKPQFIIDTPPPYPTGNFHIGNALNWCYIDFIARYKRMRGFNVMFPQGWDCHGLPTEVKVEETYGITKNDVPRDKFREMCRDLTIGNIEKMRATMRRLGFSTDWSHEYITMLPEYYKKTQASFLQMLKAGDIYQSEHPVNFCTRCETAIAFAEVNYVPRTTKLNYFDFDGIEIATTRPELLAACVAVAVHPEDKRYQGMKGKRLTVPIFGHQVPIIEDAAVDPSFGSGAVMICTFGDKTDVYWWKQHDLDLRKAIDRKGVMTAVAGPYAGMSSEACRKAILADMEKAGILRRQEELEQRVGTCWRCKTPIEILSERQWFVKIHQDDILDAARKISWSPEHMFARMENWAESMEWDWCISRQRIFATPIPVWFCADCGEMILPAEEDLPIDPTLDKPKAPCPKCGGSNFTGEKDVLDTWMDSSISVLHVTGWDGNGKPPLFPAQLRPQGHDIIRTWAFYTILRAKALVGSHPWDQILINGMVLGEDGFKMSKSRNNIISPEEIVTKYGADALRQWGAGGATTGSDIMFNWNDVVAASRFQTKLWNIFRFVMGHLEREADCEAPVTELTDRWLLVRLSDTVAEVTAAMESYQFDRALRAIREFAWNTLADDYIEIAKGRLYAKDGSRASACGALRTTMDVLCRLLAPIIPHFAEECYHHLTGRSVHKVAWPDFAYADDEARRHGDLLVKTVAELRRYKHDRGMALNAPLGHVTIYAPEPVDDAGDAGRALAADARWSTGTPKLEEVADGVDFNMAVIGPKLRKQARGFMEAVRALPPEQLKNPPATVTVDGEEIPVPPDSFTPKVAYRVAGEEVDVLTLGDVVVTIGHSS, via the coding sequence ATGTCGCCGTCACATCAACTACCCAAAAACTACGATATCGAGGAAGTGGAGACGCGCTGGCAGAATACCTGGCGGGATGAGGACAACTATTTCGTTCCCGGTTCAACGAAACCGCAGTTCATCATCGATACCCCGCCGCCGTATCCCACCGGCAACTTCCATATCGGAAACGCACTGAACTGGTGCTACATCGACTTCATCGCCCGGTACAAGCGTATGCGCGGGTTCAACGTCATGTTCCCGCAGGGGTGGGACTGCCACGGCCTCCCGACCGAGGTAAAGGTCGAGGAGACCTACGGGATCACCAAGAACGATGTACCGAGGGATAAGTTCCGGGAGATGTGCCGCGACCTCACGATCGGGAACATCGAGAAGATGCGGGCGACCATGCGGCGGCTCGGGTTCTCCACCGACTGGAGCCACGAGTACATCACCATGCTCCCGGAGTACTACAAGAAGACCCAAGCGTCGTTCCTGCAGATGCTCAAAGCCGGCGACATTTACCAGAGCGAGCATCCGGTAAACTTCTGCACCCGGTGCGAAACTGCCATCGCGTTTGCCGAGGTCAACTACGTCCCCCGGACGACAAAACTCAACTACTTCGACTTCGACGGCATCGAGATCGCCACCACACGGCCCGAGTTGCTCGCAGCCTGTGTTGCGGTTGCGGTTCACCCGGAGGACAAGCGCTACCAAGGCATGAAGGGGAAGAGACTCACGGTCCCCATCTTCGGGCACCAGGTCCCGATCATCGAGGATGCCGCGGTCGACCCGAGTTTCGGCAGCGGTGCGGTGATGATCTGCACGTTCGGGGACAAGACGGACGTCTACTGGTGGAAGCAGCACGACCTGGACCTCCGTAAGGCCATCGACCGCAAGGGCGTCATGACCGCGGTCGCGGGCCCCTACGCCGGGATGTCGTCGGAGGCCTGCAGGAAGGCAATCCTTGCTGACATGGAGAAAGCAGGAATCCTGAGGCGGCAGGAGGAACTCGAACAGCGGGTGGGGACCTGCTGGCGGTGCAAGACCCCGATCGAGATCCTCTCCGAACGCCAGTGGTTCGTGAAGATCCACCAAGACGATATTCTGGATGCCGCTCGGAAGATATCGTGGTCGCCGGAACACATGTTCGCCCGGATGGAGAACTGGGCCGAGTCGATGGAGTGGGACTGGTGCATATCCCGTCAGCGGATCTTCGCAACCCCGATCCCGGTCTGGTTCTGCGCCGACTGCGGCGAGATGATCCTCCCGGCCGAGGAGGACCTCCCGATCGACCCGACCCTCGATAAGCCGAAGGCCCCCTGCCCCAAGTGCGGCGGCTCCAACTTCACCGGCGAGAAGGACGTGCTCGACACCTGGATGGACTCGTCGATATCGGTGCTCCACGTCACCGGGTGGGACGGGAACGGCAAGCCGCCGCTCTTCCCGGCGCAGCTCCGCCCCCAGGGCCACGACATCATACGGACGTGGGCGTTCTACACGATCCTCCGGGCGAAAGCCCTGGTCGGCAGCCACCCATGGGACCAGATCCTCATCAACGGCATGGTGCTCGGGGAAGACGGGTTCAAGATGAGCAAGAGCCGCAACAACATCATCTCCCCCGAAGAGATCGTCACGAAGTACGGGGCCGACGCGCTGCGGCAGTGGGGCGCAGGGGGCGCGACGACCGGCTCAGACATCATGTTCAACTGGAACGACGTCGTCGCCGCGTCTCGGTTCCAGACCAAACTCTGGAACATCTTCAGGTTCGTGATGGGGCACCTGGAGCGGGAGGCCGATTGTGAGGCGCCGGTGACGGAACTCACCGACCGGTGGCTCCTCGTCAGGCTCTCAGATACCGTCGCGGAAGTCACCGCCGCTATGGAGAGTTACCAGTTCGACCGGGCGCTCAGGGCGATCCGGGAGTTTGCCTGGAACACGCTCGCCGACGACTATATCGAGATCGCGAAGGGCCGCCTGTATGCAAAAGACGGCAGCAGGGCCAGCGCATGCGGCGCACTTCGGACGACCATGGACGTCCTCTGCCGTCTCCTCGCCCCGATCATCCCGCACTTTGCAGAGGAGTGCTACCACCACCTGACCGGGAGGAGCGTGCACAAAGTGGCCTGGCCCGACTTTGCGTATGCCGACGACGAGGCTCGGCGCCACGGCGACCTCCTCGTGAAGACGGTCGCCGAACTCAGGCGTTACAAGCACGACCGGGGCATGGCGCTGAACGCGCCGCTCGGCCACGTGACGATCTATGCACCGGAACCGGTCGACGACGCCGGCGACGCCGGGCGGGCGCTCGCCGCCGATGCCAGGTGGAGCACCGGCACGCCCAAACTCGAAGAGGTTGCGGACGGCGTCGACTTCAACATGGCGGTCATCGGCCCGAAACTACGTAAACAGGCCCGGGGATTCATGGAGGCCGTCCGGGCGCTCCCGCCGGAGCAGCTCAAAAACCCGCCGGCAACCGTCACGGTCGACGGCGAGGAGATCCCGGTGCCGCCCGACTCCTTCACGCCGAAGGTCGCCTACCGGGTGGCGGGAGAAGAGGTGGACGTCCTCACGCTCGGGGACGTCGTTGTGACGATCGGACACTCGTCCTGA
- a CDS encoding DUF92 domain-containing protein, with product MTKPLGLVLASAFTLAFIGLAPLLQPAWLLSCLLIPFSLVLFLIRDTRYVSFSIIALAALYGLGWLSTFVFTCTLGIVVIGELAFRLTGGEHASYLYHLAAAIGVSLAVMLYLRYTAPLVVVMGVVTAVLLRAVLGSRDDALMVEALGVAMTMFLFEEINFEVDLTILVAAAIIAFGFGYSSYRLRVADISGLFSGAMIGIILIVFADVRWFLIMLTFFIIGAGATRYRYGDKERLGVAQEHGGVRGYFNVFANGLVATGAAILYGVTGHPAFVALFMGSVASAAADTTASEIGVTGKTPYLITTLQPVPRGTNGGVTLRGEAAAVIASALVAVVAWLMGVADPWMVVVTVIAGFIGTNVDSLVGATLENSGKFGNSATNLTATFFGGVSGMLLYLLA from the coding sequence ATGACAAAGCCGCTGGGGTTGGTTCTGGCATCGGCGTTCACCCTCGCCTTTATAGGCCTTGCTCCGTTGCTCCAGCCGGCTTGGCTGCTCTCCTGCCTTCTCATTCCGTTCTCGCTCGTCCTCTTCCTCATCCGAGATACCAGGTACGTCTCGTTCTCGATCATCGCGCTTGCCGCGCTCTACGGGCTTGGTTGGCTCTCGACGTTCGTCTTCACCTGCACGCTCGGTATCGTCGTGATCGGAGAACTTGCGTTCCGGCTTACCGGAGGGGAGCATGCATCCTACCTCTACCACCTGGCCGCCGCTATCGGCGTATCGCTTGCGGTGATGCTCTACCTCCGGTATACCGCGCCGCTCGTCGTCGTGATGGGCGTGGTCACCGCTGTGCTGCTCCGGGCGGTTCTTGGAAGCCGGGACGACGCTTTGATGGTCGAGGCGCTGGGCGTGGCGATGACCATGTTTCTCTTCGAGGAGATCAACTTCGAGGTCGACCTGACCATTCTCGTCGCCGCGGCGATCATCGCGTTCGGGTTCGGCTACTCCTCCTACCGGCTCCGGGTAGCCGACATCAGCGGCCTCTTCTCGGGCGCCATGATCGGCATCATCCTCATCGTCTTCGCAGACGTCCGATGGTTCCTGATCATGCTCACCTTCTTCATCATCGGCGCCGGGGCTACCCGGTACCGCTACGGGGATAAGGAGCGGCTCGGGGTCGCGCAGGAGCACGGAGGCGTGCGCGGCTACTTCAACGTCTTCGCAAACGGGCTCGTCGCGACCGGCGCCGCCATCCTCTACGGCGTAACCGGGCATCCGGCATTCGTGGCGCTCTTCATGGGGAGCGTCGCCTCTGCCGCCGCCGATACCACCGCAAGCGAGATCGGGGTTACGGGAAAGACGCCTTACCTGATCACGACGCTTCAGCCGGTGCCTCGGGGAACGAACGGCGGGGTGACCCTGCGGGGCGAGGCGGCGGCTGTGATCGCATCCGCTCTTGTCGCCGTCGTTGCCTGGTTGATGGGCGTCGCCGACCCTTGGATGGTCGTCGTCACGGTCATCGCCGGTTTCATCGGCACGAACGTCGACAGCCTCGTGGGCGCAACGCTTGAGAACAGCGGGAAGTTTGGAAACTCGGCCACAAACCTGACCGCGACGTTCTTCGGCGGAGTCTCGGGGATGCTCCTCTATCTTCTGGCATGA
- a CDS encoding pyruvate kinase alpha/beta domain-containing protein, translating to MGFVTRNTYYFDAPGAQNTLDAARFAVERARELGIRKIVVASTSGRTALAFRDAMKGTDLDLIAVTHVVGFSKPGEWEFSEEAAETLRAGGATIVTGTHALSGLERAISRSPKLGGSSRTEAVAEALRRVVAVGLKVAVECVLIAADQGVVGIDEEVVAVGGTASGADTVCVIRPAHTATFFDLQVREIVAMPRVR from the coding sequence ATGGGCTTCGTAACCAGAAATACCTACTACTTCGATGCCCCGGGCGCACAGAACACTCTGGACGCCGCCCGGTTCGCCGTTGAGCGGGCACGGGAACTCGGCATCAGGAAGATCGTGGTCGCGAGCACCAGCGGCCGGACGGCGCTCGCCTTCCGGGATGCTATGAAAGGAACGGATCTGGACCTGATCGCCGTCACCCACGTGGTCGGGTTCTCAAAACCCGGCGAGTGGGAGTTCTCTGAAGAGGCGGCCGAGACCCTCCGGGCAGGGGGTGCAACGATCGTCACCGGCACGCACGCGCTCTCCGGGCTTGAGCGCGCGATCTCCCGCTCACCGAAACTCGGCGGGAGTTCCCGCACCGAGGCCGTCGCCGAGGCGTTGCGGCGCGTCGTTGCGGTCGGCCTGAAGGTCGCTGTGGAGTGCGTCCTCATCGCGGCGGACCAGGGTGTGGTCGGCATCGACGAAGAAGTGGTCGCGGTGGGGGGCACGGCAAGCGGTGCCGATACCGTCTGCGTCATCCGCCCGGCGCACACCGCGACGTTCTTTGACCTGCAGGTGCGCGAGATCGTCGCCATGCCGAGAGTCCGGTGA
- a CDS encoding redox-regulated ATPase YchF → MITLAIAGKPNCGKSTFFRAATLAQVEIANYPFTTIDANHGVAYVRTACPCQEMHVPCENCRDGVRFVPVGLIDVAGLVPEAHKGRGLGNQFLDNLRQADAIVQVVDASGATDAEGNPVDIGSRDPVKDIEFLQYEMSMWMYGILSRHWAKLLRQAQAKDFSLAAAIADVFAGLGVTFENVRDAGQAAGVDLRTAGEEDLIRFCRELMVLSKPMLIIGNKADQAPKECLDRLAKHDVIFASAAGELALRMAAEGKFIRYLPGDRSFSENPEANLNAAQRAGLQRVADFMQTFGGTGVQQALNAAVFNLLDMIVVYPVEDENKLTDGKGRVLPDAFLMKRGSTPRDLAYQVHTDIGAGFLYAIDAKTGMRIKDSQVLKNGDIIKIVSVRK, encoded by the coding sequence ATGATTACACTGGCTATTGCAGGAAAACCGAACTGTGGAAAATCTACGTTTTTCAGGGCGGCAACCCTTGCTCAGGTAGAGATTGCCAATTATCCGTTCACGACCATCGACGCCAACCACGGCGTTGCGTATGTCAGGACCGCCTGTCCCTGTCAGGAGATGCACGTCCCGTGCGAGAACTGCCGTGACGGGGTTCGGTTTGTCCCGGTCGGGCTGATCGACGTTGCGGGCCTCGTCCCCGAAGCGCATAAGGGAAGGGGCCTTGGGAACCAGTTCCTTGACAACCTCCGGCAGGCGGATGCGATCGTCCAGGTCGTCGATGCCAGCGGGGCGACGGACGCCGAGGGGAACCCGGTCGATATCGGGTCGCGCGACCCCGTGAAGGATATCGAATTCCTCCAGTATGAGATGTCGATGTGGATGTACGGCATCCTCTCTCGGCACTGGGCAAAACTCCTGCGGCAGGCCCAGGCGAAGGACTTCTCTCTTGCGGCGGCGATCGCCGACGTCTTCGCAGGCCTCGGCGTGACGTTTGAGAACGTCCGCGACGCCGGCCAAGCGGCAGGAGTCGACCTCCGGACTGCCGGAGAGGAGGACCTGATCCGGTTCTGCCGGGAGCTGATGGTGCTCAGCAAGCCGATGCTGATCATCGGGAACAAGGCCGACCAGGCGCCGAAAGAATGCCTCGACCGGCTCGCGAAGCACGACGTCATCTTTGCGAGTGCGGCGGGGGAACTTGCGCTCCGGATGGCTGCGGAAGGAAAGTTCATCCGCTACCTCCCCGGGGACCGGAGTTTCTCCGAGAACCCGGAGGCAAACCTCAACGCCGCGCAGCGTGCCGGGCTTCAGAGGGTTGCGGACTTCATGCAGACGTTCGGCGGCACCGGTGTCCAGCAGGCGCTGAATGCCGCGGTCTTCAACCTCCTCGATATGATCGTCGTCTACCCGGTCGAGGACGAGAACAAACTCACCGACGGCAAGGGCAGGGTGCTCCCCGATGCGTTCCTCATGAAACGCGGGTCGACCCCTCGGGACCTTGCCTACCAGGTCCATACCGATATCGGTGCGGGGTTTCTGTACGCCATCGACGCAAAGACCGGGATGCGGATCAAGGATAGCCAGGTGTTGAAGAACGGCGATATCATCAAGATCGTCAGCGTCCGGAAGTGA